A DNA window from Borreliella spielmanii contains the following coding sequences:
- a CDS encoding ERF family protein, with amino-acid sequence MTNIEKNQDIQNDIQAKIKFRKDMQTLRMNLPGIDKSLINKGYGYKYQNFNDIVEEIYNVIKKHNLELDFEQNPISKEGQYGIFDYIRTTFYSTSAEYEESFDTRIHIDGSKNNSIPQQVGSAITYFKRYALVGHLNIKSEVDTDAALNYNNYENENSTPNKQVNVKQEQKKEQKKEIDQIQKKDIKQEQKKDRLYYYSIFKEALSNIKNWVNSPTEKDNIV; translated from the coding sequence ATGACAAACATAGAAAAAAACCAAGATATACAAAATGATATTCAAGCAAAAATTAAATTCAGAAAAGATATGCAAACTCTAAGAATGAATTTGCCGGGTATTGACAAAAGTCTTATAAATAAGGGATATGGATACAAATATCAGAATTTCAATGACATAGTAGAAGAAATATACAACGTTATTAAAAAGCATAATTTGGAGCTTGATTTTGAGCAAAATCCAATTTCTAAAGAGGGTCAATACGGTATATTTGATTATATTAGGACCACATTCTACAGCACAAGTGCTGAGTATGAAGAGTCTTTTGATACACGAATTCATATAGATGGGTCTAAAAATAATTCAATACCACAACAAGTTGGCTCAGCTATTACTTATTTCAAAAGGTACGCTTTAGTGGGACATCTTAACATAAAAAGTGAAGTGGATACTGATGCAGCACTTAATTACAATAATTATGAAAACGAGAATTCTACACCTAACAAGCAAGTTAATGTCAAGCAAGAACAAAAAAAGGAACAAAAAAAAGAGATTGATCAAATTCAGAAAAAAGATATAAAGCAAGAACAAAAAAAGGATAGGCTTTATTATTACAGTATCTTTAAAGAAGCGTTGTCTAACATAAAAAATTGGGTAAATAGCCCTACAGAAAAAGATAATATTGT